The window CTCGGAGAAATTAAGGTTAGTCgggtctaaatttttcaaaaacttttAGATCAGGTTCCGGTTAAACAGTTCTCTGATTAAAACGGCAGAAATGAGCTTATCTAATATCCTTTAGAGTTGAAATTATCTGTGTCTTGATTTGAAGGAAGTCATGAGTCGAGGTTCTTCTTTATGCCTtgattcgtgttttttttttcagggaaTCATCTCGAATGTGACGATGAATAAAGATGTACTCACGGATTGGAAAATCTATCCGCTTACGATCGAAAACGCAGCCCACGACAAAAACCTGCGTTTCGAACCAAAACGGTAACAATTTCGAAGGCAGaatctgtcaaacatagtgaaatattagtaactaacgatacaccgtgtcgcggtgtagacgcactaaagCGGTCAGCcagttattcaacacactaaggtggaatttttcaaaattctcaaatgatctccagcactatagggtattaactaGTCAGCACTGGAAGGGGTAACTCGAACCATTTCTCCTATGAAACCATTGTCAGGTCTGAGTTGTAATGCAGTTCTAATGAATTTTAATCGTTTCAATATTTCCTGAGTAAAAAATATCATAATCTGACTTGAAAGATCCAGTAAACTGCATATTTCGAgatataacatttttttgaatatGTTTAGGTTTGATGAGACAGTGAGGAACACAGTTAAGACGAGTATACTGCTGACACCTGCTTTGTTCGAAGGCACAATTCCAGCAGCTCGCGACGGCAAAAACTATGACACATTCTTAAAAATGGGTCCTTCTTGGATAAAGGTAATCAACATTAGTCATTCATCcaataaatttcatcattataATGTCTGGAGTTTGTAGTTcgttttcaattagaaatatctcgggtgaagttctgaacacatgtgaaaggtggacgatcagtttttgaaagtgtgctgataaaatgtctaatatctggtgtttgtagctcattttcaattaaaaatgtctcagatgaagcactgaacacatgtgaagtgtggacgatcagtttttgaaagtgtgctgataaaatgtctaatgtctggtgtttgtagttcattttcaattagaaatgtctcaggtgaagcactggacacatgtgaagtgtggacgatcagtttttgaaagtgtgatGATAAactgtctaatatctggtgtttatagttctttttcaaataaaaatatctgaatttttttcagggaCAAGTTTTCATCAACGGGTTCAACGTCGGGCGTTACTGGCCGGCGAAAGGTCCACAGGTCACTCTATATGTTCCAGCTCACATCCTGAAACCGGCTCCCGCGAAAAACTCCGTTTTGATTCTGGAGTTGGAGAGCGCTCCGTGTTCGTCGTTTCGTCCGCAACCGGAGTGTTCGTTGGAGTTTATCGACTATCCGATCTTGTCGAAACCGAAAGGAACAGCGGCCGGCCGACCTCGACCACATCACAGATATCAGCTTCCCGTTACGCGGCGCCGATCTGCGGAATCTTCCGAACCGTGGCGACTTCTCCAAAAATCTGTTCCTCGCAATAAACTCTAGACGTTAGAAATcggtatttttttaaatttaaacgAGGTATGTAATTAGTAACAGCTGATCTGGGGTCCAGTTGCACCGTCAACATCAAGTCCAAATGTGGTCTAGAATATTATGACTTGTCTAAAATGATACTGAATTAAGATTGTCTTGGACTGATCTATATATAAGCTGACTGTCAAAGTTaaccccccccctcccccgaCGAAAACGGATTTTTTCGAATGGTCACACTAAACATAGAACTGAGGACTATGCACTAAATAAGTTCCGGAAAGGATGGCTGCCTCTCTAAGTCCACTATGACGTCTTCAAAATGCCAACCATTATTACGATAGGTTATGATCTccagataatttgatgatgttataGGGAGGTTTTTGTAGGCAGTCGTCTTTTCTAGAAAGGACGTAATGATCAAATTAGGTTTTCTTGAAgggtctatagatcaaatcactactTATTCTCAGGTAATCTGGCGATATcaatcgatgatgtcatagggggattttcggtacaaaattaattttccttAAAGGCGTGAGTtaattatttgtttgaatgCAATCTCGGGAAATTTTGGTTCAGAACTATTTTCTATGAAGGTCTAATGGATTTGATTACTCAGCCGATGTCATAGAGGCTTAATCGCGCAGTTAATCCGCGAGGTTACTACTTTAAGTATGAGTTCAATAACGATCAGGTAAAATAATGTATGATTCAAGACAAAAAACAATCATGTATTTTTATTCTGGATGAGAATGTAAGTTGTATgttggagtaatcattcaaTGAATTACCCCTCCTCCACGGTTGTAGCGTTTTCTACTCATGTTTTCTAAATGCATGTAAATTAAATTTCTAAAGTCCAGTttaatgagagagaaaatcctccattttgtcaaatttcttggatttgaacattgttaccatgcctacgccaccctgatttagttgttgagaccccacaagaaaaataacttcatttcgtaggcatggtgacaatgtaaaaattcaagaaatttcacaaaatggaggattttctctctcattcaattggacttaaggagtctttttgccaatccatctaattggtacagaactggaaatatatcggatattcagttgttgtccgcgacttttggcattctgttaagacataaatgaggtatgtatcccaaaaagtaagcaaaatatcccagaaaaacaggtctcatcaattaataaatagacattagatgaataaatatataacatTCCTTTACAACGATCTTGTTTTCTTCGTTGTTCAGTCTTACATAGTCTTACCAAACATGTGtgacgtgttttttttttaacccaAGCTGCAGTACTTTACTTCGTGAGTCCGACGCCATTAGCCAATAAGTGATTTGCATGAACGGTTCATAGATTTCAACTAAAACGTGGGATACGTTGTAGTACGGTTTCGAATAAAGACGCGCTCAACGATTAACGCACTGTTTCAGTTTAGCGACGACATCCATGGAGGAGAAGGTGTACAAGACCGGGTTGACCGCCGAATTTATCGGTAAGATTATAATAGCGATCGTGGCCGACCACAAATTGGGTATAGCCACCCCTGTTATAGCGGCTATACTGAGACTTATGACAGGAGCCCAACAGGCCACGTGGACCAGAAATATGGGCATTAGTCTTCGGGCGGTTAGTAGTTCAGTATGACAACTGCGCCCGGATTCGATACGCGAGCGTCTGACCTGCAGATACAGCGCCGCGTAGGCGACAAGAATCAACAACAAACCGAAACCGTTCAAGCAGACGAACACGCCAAACGAGAATCCCCAGGTCTGGACGTTCTGCGCGCGCAACGTCAACGGCAAGCAGACGCCGTTCTGACCGTAGACGTTCGCGAGCCCGAGCGTCAACGGAATCGTGGCTACAAGGATAAACATCGCCCAAACCGCGCCCGAGATCGCCACCGATATTCGTCTGGAGCGGATTTGTTTTCCGGTCCAGATGGTCACGGCGCGTTCAATGGCGATTATCAAAACGAAAGCGAGAGAACATTCGGAGGAGATCAAAACTAGGAACCCGCAGAACGTACAAAGACTGCTGTTCTCCCAGGTTTGCGCGTACGCGTTAAAGACACCGAGATAGTAGTAGTCACTAGCGGCTATGATGAGTAAATAAGCGCCCATGATGGTGTCCGAGATGGCGAGGTTCACCGTGAAAACGACCGTGGCCGtgaatttgacatttttatcCGTAATACGCCAGCCGATGACGAAAGCGTTGCCGAATAGGGCAAAGAAGCCGGTGATCCACACCGCGATTCGGAGAATATCGGAGGCGATCAGCTCGTCGCATGAGGAGAATTCGTCCGGGGCTGGGGTGCAGGTCTTAACGCTCGGGGCCAGGCAACAAAGACGATAGGAATCAGTGAACAGGCTGTCGAGATTCGGAGTCCGACTGAAACTGGTCTGCGAGATCTCCGCGATTCCGTTCGAACGAAGGTCCAACCGACCAATCAGCGGCAAGTCGTCGAAAACGGCCGTTTGGACGGTTGAAATACCGTTACCgcttaaattcaaattcagcaACGCGTTCAAACCCCTGAAAACCCCGGTTTTAAGAGTTCTGATCGATAAGGCGCTCAGGTCCAAACGCGTCATACGCGCTAGCCCGACAAAAGTGCCCGGTTCGATGCTCGAAATTGGATTACCTCGTAAAAGAAGGTAGCGCAGATTTTTCAGACTGGCGAACACTCCGCGCGTTAACCTGGACAATGCGTTATTCCGCAGGTCCAACTCGTAAAGGTTGACCAACTTGTCCAGTACCGCGGGCGCAAGCTCGGTGATATTGTTAGCAGATAAATCAAGTCGGCCTAGTAACAGAAATCGGGTGAAGTCGAATCGTTCCGGCACGCTGATACCGCATCCACTCAACAACAGTGCTCTGATCGAGCCGGGTAGTTTAAACGGGATCGCGTCCGTCCCAATCGAGCCCACACCCGAACAATCCACGCCGTAACCAATACACCGACAACCGTTCGGGCACTTTCCAACCATATCGCAGAACAACTCATCATCCCCGGTTACGGGGCAGTGGAATTTCCCGTCGCATAGATCCGCCGTCTGCGCGACCGTGGCTGAGCTGCGCCTGCACCGCAGACGACCGGCCGATTCGTAAACTTCATCGCAGTTTATTTCGTCGAAACCGCCGTCGCAGTCCCAAACACCGTTACAGACTTTATACCCCGGTACGCAATACGACCGTGGGCACTTTAACGTCCCGACCGGGCAGACGAACTTCTCGCAGTTGTGCAAATGTTCCATTCTGGTGCAGACGGTTTTGTTGAATTCGTCAAGTTCGTAAATGCACCTGTGTTTGAGCGAGTAACAATGGGCAGATGAGTCAGAGCAGCGATAACTACGACCGGGATCTGCCTTACAGACGGCGTGCCCGGTTCCACCGCGTTCGGGCGTTTCATCTTGAACGGCCCCGGGGCAATCATCTACGTCATCGTTGACTAACTCATTACTGATACACGCCCCGCTGTAGCACTGAAAACCCCGACATTCACTAGTACAGCTCACCTCGTCAGACCCGTCCAGACAATCTGGACGTCCGTCGCACCATAGATGGCGCTGTAAGCATTGTCCGTTCGCGCAGACGGTTTGGTGATTTTTGCAGCTCGGGTAAACGCAGGCGGACTCGTCGCTGCCATCCGCGCAGTCGGAAACAAAGTCGCAATAAGAAGAAATCGATATACAATTTCCATCTTTACGACATTTGAAGTGATTTTGGCCGCAGGTGCAGTTGTGTTCGTCCTCGCCTGCCGCAGACCGACAATCATTCGTACCATCGCATACACGATGACCGTGCAGACATGAACCGTCATTACACCGGAACTGCCCTGACAAACAGGTCCGCGATTCCGGGGCGTCGATACGACAAAGTACCCCACCCCAGTTATGAATGGCTGAGTCGTAGTCGCAAGCGCTAGACTGGACCCCGACTGTGTGGCGATCTACTCGGTAACAATGGCCCGGTTTTGAACCGAAAACAACGCGTGATACAGCTGCGAATTGGACCGTACGCCGTATGAATTCGGCTACACTTTCGGCCGAAGTCGGCGTCGGAACTGTGACCAGGACGCCACCTCGCGGCCGACAGATGTCACCAGCGGCAAGTAGGTTCTGGCGATATTTCGCCGGGCGACAAACGCACGTGCAAATATTACCGAAGACCGCGCACGCGCGTGGGCACTTCGGAACTAATCGGATACGTTCGGGCCGTGTTCGTAAGGTCGATCGAAGCTCGCAGAAAAATAGGCTGCGGTATTTCAGTTGACAGGGAAATCGGGCCCAGTTAGCTTTCCCGTAAGGGCTGCTAAACAGCATGATCGTGCACAACATGTTCGGGTCTGGTAATGGCTGCTTGCGGTTCAATGGTACGAACATCTGGATCGTATTGTGTATGGTAGAATCATTCTGGCTTCTGGAATACCATTCGGTGAAAGTCATCGGGCTGCCGTCTGACCAGTGATACCGTCGAGTCTGTGTAAAaagtagaatacaaaatacaaatgagAAATAAACACTTTAAATCAATATAGCCGCAAaacagcgataacgggttttctgcacagccGCGTTATGCTAACGAAAAATGAGAAGAGAAGAATGAATATagccgcaaagcagcgataacgggttttcagCCTAGCAGCATCATTAACGTGCAAATCTTTggaaattagaaatagaaaatatagccgcaaagcaacgataacgggttttctgcctaGCAGCATCATTAATATGCAAATCTTtggaaattatgaaatagaaaatatagccgcaaagcagcgataactggTTTTCAGCCTAGCAGCATCATTGATATAAAACCTTTGGGACAACACTATCGGTTTGCTATATACTTTGATAAGAATGCCGACGAGCAATGACCAAATATTATATAAAGACATTAATTTTTGCCATTGACTATACACAACACTGACTATACACAACACTCAGGCTATAATCCAagcttatttcattttgaactcTGTGTAGACATTTCAATTGTACAATTGCCCAGACTTCATTCTATATTGGCTAATATCATATGGATGGTGCCAGACAGCAGATACCCGCATTTGTATTTATCCAAACCCCTTGAAAAAAGGCCCAGTATCAAAAACTCAAACTTACTGTAACATTGTAAACCAGTCCGATATAAATGGCGACAGGAACACGACTATAGACCTCATTCAACCATCTAAATCTTATAATCCGTTTCAAACGCTCGGATTCCGTGTTCGAGTCGATACCGATCAGGTGTCCTCCGTACCCCAGACAAACTTCTTCGGCCTCGAACCACGATATCGGTTCCTGTCGTCTTACGACCAGTCGTATACACGAATCG is drawn from Tubulanus polymorphus chromosome 10, tnTubPoly1.2, whole genome shotgun sequence and contains these coding sequences:
- the LOC141912210 gene encoding G-protein coupled receptor GRL101-like, translated to MEHLHNCEKFVCPVGTLKCPRSYCVPGYKVCNGVWDCDGGFDEINCDEVYESAGRLRCRRSSATVAQTADLCDGKFHCPVTGDDELFCDMVGKCPNGCRCIGYGVDCSGVGSIGTDAIPFKLPGSIRALLLSGCGISVPERFDFTRFLLLGRLDLSANNITELAPAVLDKLVNLYELDLRNNALSRLTRGVFASLKNLRYLLLRGNPISSIEPGTFVGLARMTRLDLSALSIRTLKTGVFRGLNALLNLNLSGNGISTVQTAVFDDLPLIGRLDLRSNGIAEISQTSFSRTPNLDSLFTDSYRLCCLAPSVKTCTPAPDEFSSCDELIASDILRIAVWITGFFALFGNAFVIGWRITDKNVKFTATVVFTVNLAISDTIMGAYLLIIAASDYYYLGVFNAYAQTWENSSLCTFCGFLVLISSECSLAFVLIIAIERAVTIWTGKQIRSRRISVAISGAVWAMFILVATIPLTLGLANVYGQNGVCLPLTLRAQNVQTWGFSFGVFVCLNGFGLLLILVAYAALYLQVRRSRIESGRSCHTELLTARRLMPIFLVHVACWAPVISLSIAAITGVAIPNLWSATIAIIILPINSAVNPVLYTFSSMDVVAKLKQCVNR